The DNA region AGACGGAGACCGGAGACCCCAGGGGGTAGCCGTGGAGGATGCGGAGAGGGACATTAAAGCAGTGATAAAGGATGTAAAGGTGAAGTGGGAGGGCGGCAGGCCGAGGATCGTCGTGGAGTACGAGGCAAACGGCGAGGCAAAGTCCCTCTCCTTTATCTGGGGCGTAGCGACAGGCGGAAAGGTCATTGCCGGCGTGAAGCTAAGCTACGAAAAAGCCGCCGTCCTTGCGGCGTTAACGGGGGACGACAGGCTGAAGGGCAGAAAAGGCGTGGCGGCACTTTACGCCAAGCACCTATTCGCCTTGGCGAAGATAAAAGGCGTCGGCTGGGGGCTTTTGAGGTGGTACACCGAGGCAATGGCCGAGTAGACGGCAATAAATAGCTTAAGTTAGTTATGTTATGTGTGATGACTCGGTTCTATGCTGAGGTTGATGTGTGCCGAGTTCGCTGATAAATATAAAAAGGGGGGCGAATAGCCTTATGTGAAGGTCGAGGAGTCTGGGCGTTTTTCTGTGAATATGCCGCCTGAGAGGGTGGTGGAATTGCTCGCTAAGCCAGAGGTGGTAGCGAAGTTGATACCCGGCGTTGGGAAAATCGAGAAGGCCGGCGATGAGTACATCGGCGAGGCGCAGGTGAAGCTGGGCCACTTGTCGGGCAAGATGACCGCCCGTTTTAGGTACGAGGCTGTGAGAAGCGATGGGGTTGTGGTGGTGGGGAGGGCAACGGGTCTGCAGACCACGGCCGATTTCAGAATAGAGGTCTCCGTGAAGCCCAGCGGGAGCGGGTCGGACGTGTACTGGAAATTCGCGGGCGAGGCCAGGGGGCTAGCCGCTTCGCTCGCCCCCGGCATAGTGAAAAGCGCCTTGAAGAAAATGGCCGAAGACGCGGCGATTAACCTTGCCCAGTTTTTAAGCCAGTAGGAGGAGGACGGCGGCGGCCACGCCGATGGCGTGGGCCACCGTGCAGTATATACAGACCGCCCTGAGCTTGAGCTCTATTGCCACTAAAACCGATACCCCGAGCAGGGTCGACACGCTCCAATACGCGCCGATGCCTGTAAAATAGGCAAGTGGCAGAAAGGCGAACCACGCCGCGCCGACTGCCTCCAGCGGAATTCCAAATGGCCTAGCATAAGGGGAGGAGAGGACGGCCTCGCAGCCTCCCACTCTGTACCTTGAACAAAAGGCACTCGGCTTATTGCCTATGGTGTGGAGAAGTCCAGATGCTGCGATGAGGATCACCGCGGCCTCTCTCATGCCGGCGATCCAAGTAACCGCTCCAAACAACGCCAGGGCTACCACATATAGGTATCTCAACACAACGGCAGATGGGCTTTGATTTTAATTGTTATTAATCTGTGCAGTTTTCGCCTCATGAAAGGCTATTACCTATTCCCCGACATTCACGGCGACGAAATCGTATTCGTCACAGAAGACGACTTGTGGCGATACAGAGGCGGGGCTGGCCAGAGGCTCACCTCAGACTTCGGCGTGGTTATAAGGCCGAAGTTCTCGCCTGACGGGAAGTGGATAGCCTTTACGAGGCTACAACAGACTGACCAGGGCACGACGTCGGACGTCTATGTAATACCTGCGGAGGGGGGCGAGCCGAGGCGGCTGACCTACTTCGGCACTCCCTTCACGAGGGTGGTCGGTTGGACGCCTGACGGCCGGGTGTTGGCCTACAGCGACTACAAGACGCCGTTTCCCCAGTGGCGGGAGCTATATGCAATAGCCCTAGACGGGACGTACGAGAGGCTAAACCTGGGCCCAGCCACGGCCCTGGTCTACGGCGACGGCGGCGTAGTTGTCCTCGGCAGGAACAACTACGAGCTCCCCCACTGGAAGAGGTACAGAGGCGGCGCGAGGGGAGTTTTGTGGATTAGCAGAGACGGCGGCAAGACCTTCGCCAAGTTCCTAGACCTCCCCGGGAACATCACCTCGCCGATGATAGTGGGCGGCCGGGTGTTCTTCGTCTCCGACCACGAGGGGGTGGGCAACCTCTACTCAGTTGATTTGTCGGGAGGCGACTTGAGGCGCCACACCAACTTCACCGACTTCTACGTGAGGAACGCCAGCTCCGACGGTCGGCGCATTGTCTTCCAAGTCGCCGGCGATATCTGGCTGTACGACCCAGCCGCCGACAAGCTGGAGAGGCTGGACATAGACCTCCCCCTCTCCCGCAAGGCGAAGATGGCAAAATTCGTAGACCCCCTCAAATACCTGGAGTACTTCGCCCTGGCGTCTGGGGAGAGACTGGCCGTAATAACGAGAGGTCAGGCCTTCCTTGTGCCCAGCTGGGAGGGGGCCGTGGTTCAGCTCGGCGAGAGGGGCGGAGGGGTGAGGTACAAGCACGTCGCCACCGACGGGGAGAAAATCGCAGTGGCCACCTACGACGGCGCTGTGGAGGTCTACTCCATAGACGGCAGGATTGTCAAGAGGATAGAGCCCGGGGTAGGCCTCGTGGAGGCCCTGGCGGTGAAGGGCTCTAAAATCGCCTTGGCGAACCACCGGGGGGAGCTCTGGATCTTGGACTTAGAGAGCGGCGCCGCGTCGCTGGTGGATAGGAGCGAGTACGGGCTGATTACGGAGATGGCTTGGCACCCGTCGGGGAGGTGGCTGGCCTACGCCAAGCCCGCCGGAGTGTACGCCCAAAACATCCGCCTCCTCGACGCAACCACCGGGAAGGCCTACGACGTGACGTCGCCCACCGCCTACGACTACTCGCCGGCGTTTGACCCCCATGGAAGGTATCTCTACTTCCTGTCAAGGAGGGCGCTGAACCCAGCGCTTGACCCCGTGCAGTTCGTCTACTCCTTCGCCAAGCACTCAAAACCATACCTAGTAGTGTTGAGGAAAGACGACGCATCGCCCTTTGTCGAATACAAGAGACGGGAGGAGAAGGTGGAGGACATAGACGTGGAGGGGATTGAGAGGAGAGTGGAGCCGTTCCCCGTTGAGGAGGGGCTCTACTCCGCCGTGGTTGGCCTAAAGGGCGGGAAGGTGGCGTGGCTAAAATACGATGTCGAGGGGGCCCTGAGGTACTACCTCTGGTCTGCGCAGGAGCGGCGGGGCGCCGTCGAGGTCTACGACTTGGAGACGAAGATGAGGGAGCAACTGATCTCCGGCGTCTCGGCGATGAGGGCCTCCCCAGACGGGAAGTACCTCCTGGTCAAGGAGGAGAATAGGCTACGCCTTATCGACATCGAGAAGAAGCCCGACGTCCAGTCGAGGGAGCCGGGGAGGAAGTCAGGCGTGTTGGACATGGGGCGGGTTAAGGTGTATGTCGAGCCGGAAAAGGAATGGAGGCAGATGTTGCGGGAGGCGTGGTTACTCATGAGGGAGAACTACTGGAAGGGGGATATGAACGGCGTTGATTGGGACGCCGTTTACAAGAAGTACGAGCCGCTCCTAGAAAGGGCGGGCACCAGGTACGAGCTGAGCGACGTGATTAACGAGATGCAGGGAGAGCTGGGGACGAGCCACGCCTACGAGATCGTGCCTGATTTCGAGGTGGATAAGCCGTACCTCGTCGGGGGGCTCGGCGCCGAGTACAAGTGGGATGGGAAGTGCTGGCGCATCGTAAAGATATTTGCGGGGGATCCCTCTTACGAGAACGAGAAGTCGCCCCTACTGGCGCCGGGGGTGGACGTGAGGGAGGGCGACTGCCTCGTCTCCATCGCTGGAGTCAGGCTCGGGCCGGGGGCGCCGCCGGAGTACGCCCTCCTCAACCGCCCTGGCGACGTCGTCGCTATAGAGGTAGATCGGGGCGGCGAGGTGAGGACCTACGTCGTGAGGACGGTGCGCGACGAGAAGTACCTAATATACCGCCACTGGGTGGAGGAGAACAGGCGGAAGGTGCATAAAGCCACTTGGGGCCGGGTTGGCTATATCCACATCCCAGACATGGGGCCTGCGGGTTACGCCGAGTTCTTTAAATCCCTAAACGCCGATGGCGACAAGGAGGCCTTTATCATCGACATCCGTTACAACCGGGGCGGCCACACGTCGGGGATGCTGGTGCCGAGGATATGCGTCGGCGTTTTTGGGAAGTTCCTCACCCGCCACTTCAAGCCGTTTCCCTACCCGGAGCTTGTACTGCCTAAAAAACTTGTGCTGGTGACTAACGAACACGCGGGCTCAGATGGCGACATATTTACATACGACTTCAAACACCTAGGCCTTGGGCCCGTCGTCGGCAAACGGACGTGGGGAGGTACTGTGGGCATAGACACGAGATACAAGCTTGTTGACGGCACCATTATCACCCAGCCTAAATACGCCTTCTGGGGCGAGGGCGTTGGGACGGGAATAGAGGGCTACGGAGTAGACCCTGACATTGAGGTAGAGATCGCGCCGCAGGACTACAGAGAGGGGAAAGACCCGCAATTAGAAAAAGCGCTAGAGATTTTCAAAGAGAGTTAGCGAAATTCCTTTTCCTTTGGGGCCCGAATTCCTCATGGGTAATTGCGCCGATCTTTTTCGATATGATTTCTAGGAAGAAATGTTAAATACTCAACAAAAAGATAGTTTCCATGTCAGAAGTAAAAGGTCCGTATCTGGGGATGCAGATTCCAGAAGATCTGTGCTTCAAGACCGACCAAGGAGACAAGTGCTTCCGCGACTACAAGGGTAAGTGGCTACTTCTCTTCAGCCACCCAGGCGACTTCACGCCGGTGTGCACCACGGAGTTCGTGGCGTTTAGCCGGAAGTATGAGGAGTTCAAGAAGCGCGGCGTGGAGCTTCTCGGCTTGAGTGTCGATACAAACTACAGCCACATTGAGTGGAAGAGGCAGATTGAGCAGGCATTCGGCGTAAAGGTTCCGTTCCCGATAATAGCGGATATCGACGGGAAGGTGGCCAGCCTCTTCAACGCAATACCGCCAGGCCAGACCTTGACAGTGAGGGCCGTCGCCTTGATAGACCCCGATCTGAAACTTGCGTGGCTGGCGCTATACCCATACACCAATGGCAGGAATATAGACGAGATCTTGAGAGTTATAGACGCCATTCAGTTCTCCTACAAATACGGCTACGCGACGCCGGCTGACTGGAAGCCCGGCGACCCGGTCATCGTGCCGCCGCCTCCCACCGTTGAGGCGGCTGAGAAGAGGCTCAAGGAGCCGGGCATTGAGTGTAAATACTGGTGGTTCTGTACTAAGAAGTACGAACTGGTGGCCAAGGCCTAAACCCCTTTTTTCAACTGTTCATACACCTCCAAGGCATATTTCTCCCTCTCCGGCCTCGCGTCGAATTTCTTGAAGTGGTAGGCTGAGTAGGCGGCCTCCCACATGTAGTCGGGGAGGCCTACGTCGGCCCACACACAGCCGCCTGGTATGTCGGGGCGGTATACCTTCCTCACTACCATTCCGGCGCCTATTTCGAAGATGTAGTTAAACTGGTCGAATAGAGCGAAGGCAGCTAGAAAGGCGGCGGTGCGGTCGTCTAGCCTTATCTTAACCACGTCGCCGAACCACCTATTAAGCCAGATACTCCTCTCCTTGAGAAATGCGCCGAGATCGGGCGCCTCAACGCCAACGTAGAGGGAGGGCCTCCCGCCGTGCATCCCCCAGTAGTGGATCGAGTCTATCTGCCTCTCCACCACAGCCTCGTCCACCTCTATATAGAGCACCCCGTTGACGGCGGCCCTAGACCTTATCTCTATGTCCTCCACATCGCTATTTCGAACTTACAATTTATCATTGGCTTCCTACTACGCGTCTCAAACTACTTATTAAGTTGCATTGAAAAGTTTCAATGCCAAGGCCTTAGTGTCCACTGGTGCTCAGGAACTTGCCCGAGAGGTGACTGGGTTCAGCGCATTTTTATTTTACGAACTAAGTTAAACGAAATTGTTTCGGAAGTATTTACTATGTTAATACAACTTCCGTTCGCATTTCCAGACTTGACTTGATAGGAAAGCTTTTTATAGTAACATTGTTAATACCGTTCGTGGTAAAGAGAGTGGCCTTAATTGGTCCTCCGAATGTGGGGAAGTCTTCGCTATTTTTTGCCCTTACTGGTCGCTATGTCAAAACTGCTAATTATCCAGGTACTACGCTGGAAGTGAACGTGGGTAAGATAAGGGGGACTGATGTGGAGGTTGTCGACCTACCCGGCGTGTTTAATCCGAGCAATCCTAGAGACGAAGATGAGAAGCTGGCGGTAGACGCGGCGCTCGGGTACGACGTCGTGGTTGTTGTCGGCGCTCCACACGCCTTGAAAGAGGCGCTTGAACTAGTAGAATATTTCAGCAAGTTCAAGCCAGTAGCTCTCGTTTTGAATATGGTAGATATCGGGAAGCCTGAAGTACCGGCTAAGGAGCTCTCCACAAAGCTGGGAATCCCCGTCTTCTACACCTCAGCGGTGAGGCGGGTAGGCGTCGTAGAGCTTGCCGAGTTCTTGAAACAGTGGGCCCCAGGCGGCCCCACCCCGGTTAAACCCGTCGAAATACCTGTCAAGCCATCAACAAGAGTTGTCAGTGCAATATTCTCGAGACCTCTCGTAGCGGCGATCGCCGTCTTTGCGCTGTCAATGGCAACAGTGTTTTTCATGTTGGCCGTCCTAGAGGGGGTACTACCTTGGGGGGCGGAGGGCCCCGGCTTGCTCCCGGCGATAGAGCCGTACCTAGACGCTGTTAGAGAATGGATTTTGGCCGCTGGTTTCCCCCCGCTGTTAACCTCGTTTCTAGCGTATGGACTCTGGACCGGTGTCTCGGCGTTGCTGACCTTTTTGCCCTATGTGCTCGTCGCAGTGGCCCTAATGGCTCTTTATGAGGAGAGCGGCTTGATAGGCCTATTGACGAGGACTCTAGAGGCGAGGCTAGTGGCGCTGGGCATACCTGGCCGGGGTCTCCTCTGCCTGGCGGTGGGCGCCACCTGCAACGTGCCTGCTCTTTCCACAGCGAAGGTCATATGGGGAAGAGGAAACAGAGTGCTCACGGCGCTGCTCGTGCCCTATGTCCCATGTGCCGCTAGGCTTTCTCTATTTGTGGCGATAGCAACTGCGGTGTTGTCCAATAAACCACTCCTCGTCCCCTTCGCTGTCCTTGTCCCATACGCCGTGTCGGCCATGGCTATACTGGGCGCCTCAGCTGTCTACAGGAGCGTTTTCAAGACTAGGCCCTTGGTGGAGGGCCTCCCTCCGACTCCGTTGATGTTGCCTAACTGGAGGATCTACCTGCTCAAGATATGGCTCTATTTCAAAGACTTCCTATACAAGGCAGGACTGCTCATTGTGGCTCTCCCCCTAGCCCTGTGGCCTTTGACGGCTTTCGGCCCCGCCGGCCCAGCCGAGAGTCCCGCCGACTCGTGGATGGCGGTGGTCGGCAGATACCTCGACGCAGTGTTTGCGCCTCTCGGCATCCCGTGGCAGATATCGGCTTCGCTTATCGCCGGCTATATTTTCAAAGAGGTTGTGTGGGGCTTTATGCAGGCTTTTGGCGCTGTGGAGCTCATCCCGAGTCTCTCCCTGCCATCAGCCATGGCCTTGCTGGTATTTCTGGCGATGTATTCAGCATGCATCGCAACCACCGCCACGTTGATAAGAATCGTGGGGTGGCGCCTAACCATGGCATCCCTAGCCCTACAGCTAGCACTCGGCCTAGCCGCCGCATACGCCGTCCATTACATTCTGGCCATATTTAGCCCATAACACCTCACAGTCTCTACAACTAATCTCTCTCAACTACCTTCTACACATTACACACATTAGCAATTATGTGATTTTGGCAAAACCGCCGCCACCGGTATTGAAGTAGACTAGGTGATCTGATTAATTAATAGCCAGGCCACGTAGAGCTTTACGCGCTGTCATTACCCCAAGCGGATTTAAAATGTGGCATAGACAATGTCGGAGATCTGCCGCTGGGTTTTGAGGCTTATGTACACGCCAGCTCACTTACTGTCCTTTGCCAAATAGTAAAGCGGTCTGACGCTGAAATCCTAATATTTTGACCTACTGTAAAAAATTCACGTTATTTTGTATCTCATGAAGGAGGTTAACCCAGAGCTTGCACACTACGTTATGTACCCCGCAACGGTTCCAATTATAGCGGCGAAGTCGGGGAACGAGCTGGGGGCGATGCCTGCTGTGTGGACAACTGCTGTGTCTATGTCGCCGCCTCTTGTATTGATGGTGTTAGCCCCCGAGAGGCGCACTTACCGCCTGGTAGGGAGAGCGGTTTCTTTACGGTAAATTACCTAGATTTCTCAAAGGTGGAGTCCCTTGCCTTAGTCGGCGACGTCTCCGCCAGGTTTGCCCCTGACAAGTTAGAAAAAGCTGGACTCAGGCTCGTGCCGGCTAGAAAGGTGCCGAGCGTGGCCGTGGAAGACGCCGCGGCTGTGATAGAGTGTTCATTAAAAAGCGTCTTTGACGTGGGGGGAGACCACGACATATTCATCGGACGTGTGGAAGCCTTGTACGTAGCTGACGACTTCACAGAGGGAGGCTGGAGGCTTGAGACGTATAAACCGATTCTCTACGTGGGGAGAACCAGGCGCCCTGGTCCAATTAAGAGGAAGTTCGCCACCGTGGGCGAGGTGAGGGAGGTCGAATACGGCCGCGGCATGGAACAAGCTGTGGAGGAAAGGAGAAGAGCGTACCAACTGGCAGAAGAGGCGGTTAGGGAGCTGGCGGCTAAGATGAGCAGAGACCCACATGACGTCGCGTACATCCTGCTCGATGTGTTAAAAAACTTACTTGGACCCAGTTGGAGATAGGTACCTTTTCTTCACCTCGTGTATCACCCCGGGGATGTCTATGCCCATTGGGCATACCTCTTTGCAGTTGCCCGCGTGGACGCACTTGAGCGCATGGGGGCCGGCCTCCTCTATGCCTCTCGTCACGGCGGTCCACATCACGCCCATGGGGCCGGTGTAGGGCGGCACGCCGAACTCCCTCCCCAAGGCGCGGTAGACTGGGCAGTGGAGGTGGCAACGGCCGCACCGTATGCAGAGGAGTGCCTCCCACAACACCGGATCCCTCGCAACGGCTCTGCGGCCGTTGTCTACCAAGATCATGTAAAACTCCTTTGGCCCTTGGGCGGGTGAAACTCTGTGCATCTCCACGTCTGCCGTGGAGCTGGGGCCGGCGGAGATGTTTATATAGGTGGGGGGGTAGAGGCCGGCGTAGGCGGACTGCACCGCCGCCGCGGCCATGGCGTCTACCAGTGTCGGCACGATTTTCTCCACGCCGTCGTAGACTATGTGCACTGGGGGGAGGCCAGACGTCAGCCTTATGTTGCCCTCGTTCTCCACCAGCACCACAGCCCCCGTATCTGCGGCGATGGCGTTGGCCCCCGTGATCCCGACGTCTGCCTTTATGAACTTGTTGCGGAGAAACTCCCTCGCCCTCTGCGCAATGGCCTCGGGCTCAGGCGGCACCGCCATTCCTAGCCTCTTTGCCAAGACCTCTGCAGCCCTCTCCTTAGTCATGTGGACAGCCGGTGCTAATATGTGGCTAGGCTCGTCATTAGCTAATTGTACCAGGAACTCCCCCAAATCCGTCTCCCACACTTCGTTTCCAGCCCTTTCTAGACCTTGGCGCAGACCTGTCTCTGTCGCCACGTTGTTTTTACTCATGACAACCACCTTGCCTTGCCCCACAATTTTAACCGCCGACTCTACTGCCTCTGTGGCGGTTGACGCCAAGATAAACCTGCCCCCTATCCTCTCTACAGCCTTTCTGGTCTCTTCTATGTAATTATCAAGGTTTCTAATAACCTCTTCTTTTACTTTCCTCACCTCTTTAGCCAAACTCGTGATATAGCCAAAGCGCGAAAGAACGTCGTACGTCCTTGGTATAATATGCAACCTCGCTCTCTCTACTGCTTCTTCCCAACTCATATGAAATAATATTACCTCTATTTTTAAGCATAGACACCGAAAGTTATTATCAAATTTATCATATTTATACTCATCAAAAACTCATTTTTTAAAAAATCTTTATAAAATATATATTTGTTTATATTAAGCCCAAAGCTCTACCAACTGAAAATGTCATAAATATTATACACATAATCATAAATATGATATTTAGCAATATAATCGACCAGTTCAGTCTAAGCTCTTTAGGCATCTTGTAGTTTAAGTAAATTAAAAACGGAATACCCCATAAGGCACCAGCATTAGCCATATTTGCCGATATTAGAATTAGTACGCCAGGTGCTGTAGCGATAAATGCCATTGCAGCCCATATTAGATACACAGCCACTAGTAGATAATACAAATACCTAATATCATTTCTAAAGAATTTTCTTATATTTTCAAATTTCCAAGCAGCATCAGACATATTGCGTACCACAGCATCAACAATACCAAGTTGCGTCTTAAATAATACAAAAACCCCAACTAGTATTCCATACCAAAAAGCCGCAGGACCCCACAAATCCCTTAAAACAAATGCCAACCACATAGGCATATTCCACGTAACACTCAGCCCATATCCTTTCGCAAATGCATATGACAACGTCATGGGTAAAAGCATTCCGATAATTGCCCCCAAGAAGAATATCACCATGAGCTCTTCTAACGCCAAAGAGGTCCACCGCTTAAATACCTTAAGATTTTCTGGAGTAAGTGTAAAAGTTTTTCCCCACGCTGACACTTCTATCCTTCTTCCGCCTATAAGAGCTGGAATATATCCAGTAAGAGACGACATTCCAAACCCCTTATCTTTAAACCATGCAGTTG from Pyrobaculum arsenaticum DSM 13514 includes:
- a CDS encoding PaRep2b protein — its product is MEDAERDIKAVIKDVKVKWEGGRPRIVVEYEANGEAKSLSFIWGVATGGKVIAGVKLSYEKAAVLAALTGDDRLKGRKGVAALYAKHLFALAKIKGVGWGLLRWYTEAMAE
- a CDS encoding SRPBCC domain-containing protein, with the translated sequence MKVEESGRFSVNMPPERVVELLAKPEVVAKLIPGVGKIEKAGDEYIGEAQVKLGHLSGKMTARFRYEAVRSDGVVVVGRATGLQTTADFRIEVSVKPSGSGSDVYWKFAGEARGLAASLAPGIVKSALKKMAEDAAINLAQFLSQ
- a CDS encoding vitamin K epoxide reductase family protein, coding for MLRYLYVVALALFGAVTWIAGMREAAVILIAASGLLHTIGNKPSAFCSRYRVGGCEAVLSSPYARPFGIPLEAVGAAWFAFLPLAYFTGIGAYWSVSTLLGVSVLVAIELKLRAVCIYCTVAHAIGVAAAVLLLLA
- a CDS encoding S41 family peptidase: MKGYYLFPDIHGDEIVFVTEDDLWRYRGGAGQRLTSDFGVVIRPKFSPDGKWIAFTRLQQTDQGTTSDVYVIPAEGGEPRRLTYFGTPFTRVVGWTPDGRVLAYSDYKTPFPQWRELYAIALDGTYERLNLGPATALVYGDGGVVVLGRNNYELPHWKRYRGGARGVLWISRDGGKTFAKFLDLPGNITSPMIVGGRVFFVSDHEGVGNLYSVDLSGGDLRRHTNFTDFYVRNASSDGRRIVFQVAGDIWLYDPAADKLERLDIDLPLSRKAKMAKFVDPLKYLEYFALASGERLAVITRGQAFLVPSWEGAVVQLGERGGGVRYKHVATDGEKIAVATYDGAVEVYSIDGRIVKRIEPGVGLVEALAVKGSKIALANHRGELWILDLESGAASLVDRSEYGLITEMAWHPSGRWLAYAKPAGVYAQNIRLLDATTGKAYDVTSPTAYDYSPAFDPHGRYLYFLSRRALNPALDPVQFVYSFAKHSKPYLVVLRKDDASPFVEYKRREEKVEDIDVEGIERRVEPFPVEEGLYSAVVGLKGGKVAWLKYDVEGALRYYLWSAQERRGAVEVYDLETKMREQLISGVSAMRASPDGKYLLVKEENRLRLIDIEKKPDVQSREPGRKSGVLDMGRVKVYVEPEKEWRQMLREAWLLMRENYWKGDMNGVDWDAVYKKYEPLLERAGTRYELSDVINEMQGELGTSHAYEIVPDFEVDKPYLVGGLGAEYKWDGKCWRIVKIFAGDPSYENEKSPLLAPGVDVREGDCLVSIAGVRLGPGAPPEYALLNRPGDVVAIEVDRGGEVRTYVVRTVRDEKYLIYRHWVEENRRKVHKATWGRVGYIHIPDMGPAGYAEFFKSLNADGDKEAFIIDIRYNRGGHTSGMLVPRICVGVFGKFLTRHFKPFPYPELVLPKKLVLVTNEHAGSDGDIFTYDFKHLGLGPVVGKRTWGGTVGIDTRYKLVDGTIITQPKYAFWGEGVGTGIEGYGVDPDIEVEIAPQDYREGKDPQLEKALEIFKES
- a CDS encoding peroxiredoxin, yielding MSEVKGPYLGMQIPEDLCFKTDQGDKCFRDYKGKWLLLFSHPGDFTPVCTTEFVAFSRKYEEFKKRGVELLGLSVDTNYSHIEWKRQIEQAFGVKVPFPIIADIDGKVASLFNAIPPGQTLTVRAVALIDPDLKLAWLALYPYTNGRNIDEILRVIDAIQFSYKYGYATPADWKPGDPVIVPPPPTVEAAEKRLKEPGIECKYWWFCTKKYELVAKA
- a CDS encoding ferrous iron transporter B, which encodes MVKRVALIGPPNVGKSSLFFALTGRYVKTANYPGTTLEVNVGKIRGTDVEVVDLPGVFNPSNPRDEDEKLAVDAALGYDVVVVVGAPHALKEALELVEYFSKFKPVALVLNMVDIGKPEVPAKELSTKLGIPVFYTSAVRRVGVVELAEFLKQWAPGGPTPVKPVEIPVKPSTRVVSAIFSRPLVAAIAVFALSMATVFFMLAVLEGVLPWGAEGPGLLPAIEPYLDAVREWILAAGFPPLLTSFLAYGLWTGVSALLTFLPYVLVAVALMALYEESGLIGLLTRTLEARLVALGIPGRGLLCLAVGATCNVPALSTAKVIWGRGNRVLTALLVPYVPCAARLSLFVAIATAVLSNKPLLVPFAVLVPYAVSAMAILGASAVYRSVFKTRPLVEGLPPTPLMLPNWRIYLLKIWLYFKDFLYKAGLLIVALPLALWPLTAFGPAGPAESPADSWMAVVGRYLDAVFAPLGIPWQISASLIAGYIFKEVVWGFMQAFGAVELIPSLSLPSAMALLVFLAMYSACIATTATLIRIVGWRLTMASLALQLALGLAAAYAVHYILAIFSP
- a CDS encoding LUD domain-containing protein, whose protein sequence is MSWEEAVERARLHIIPRTYDVLSRFGYITSLAKEVRKVKEEVIRNLDNYIEETRKAVERIGGRFILASTATEAVESAVKIVGQGKVVVMSKNNVATETGLRQGLERAGNEVWETDLGEFLVQLANDEPSHILAPAVHMTKERAAEVLAKRLGMAVPPEPEAIAQRAREFLRNKFIKADVGITGANAIAADTGAVVLVENEGNIRLTSGLPPVHIVYDGVEKIVPTLVDAMAAAAVQSAYAGLYPPTYINISAGPSSTADVEMHRVSPAQGPKEFYMILVDNGRRAVARDPVLWEALLCIRCGRCHLHCPVYRALGREFGVPPYTGPMGVMWTAVTRGIEEAGPHALKCVHAGNCKEVCPMGIDIPGVIHEVKKRYLSPTGSK
- a CDS encoding Nramp family divalent metal transporter, giving the protein MPPPVWGELARGLVSFQIPAGIDPVLLAAWWGYIGLATGLNYYATAWFKDKGFGMSSLTGYIPALIGGRRIEVSAWGKTFTLTPENLKVFKRWTSLALEELMVIFFLGAIIGMLLPMTLSYAFAKGYGLSVTWNMPMWLAFVLRDLWGPAAFWYGILVGVFVLFKTQLGIVDAVVRNMSDAAWKFENIRKFFRNDIRYLYYLLVAVYLIWAAMAFIATAPGVLILISANMANAGALWGIPFLIYLNYKMPKELRLNWSIILLNIIFMIMCIIFMTFSVGRALGLI